One genomic segment of Paraburkholderia phymatum STM815 includes these proteins:
- the parA gene encoding ParA family partition ATPase, translated as MAAEIIAVTQQKGGVGKSTIAMHLGAAFHERGKRVLVVDADGQNTLIHWASAASDSDSGIPFPVVNLSEAGAQIHREIKKFVADYDLIVVDCPPSITEKVSGVVLLAATVAVIPTSSSPADYWSSVGLVKLVQQAQVMNEDLRAVFLLNKTEEKRMLTRELKRALEELGFPLLRTQIPTREAYKQAMALGQTVLQMNDRGAKLASLEIRACADEIAALLP; from the coding sequence TTGGCAGCAGAAATCATCGCAGTGACACAACAGAAGGGCGGGGTCGGTAAGAGCACAATTGCGATGCACCTCGGCGCGGCCTTCCATGAGCGCGGCAAGCGCGTTCTCGTCGTCGATGCTGACGGCCAAAACACTCTCATTCATTGGGCGAGCGCAGCCTCGGATAGCGACTCCGGCATTCCATTTCCGGTGGTCAATCTCTCCGAGGCCGGGGCGCAGATTCATCGCGAAATCAAGAAGTTCGTCGCCGACTACGATCTGATCGTCGTCGACTGCCCGCCGTCGATCACTGAGAAGGTGTCGGGCGTCGTACTCCTCGCTGCGACCGTCGCGGTCATCCCGACGTCCTCTTCGCCGGCGGACTACTGGTCGAGCGTTGGTCTCGTCAAGCTGGTCCAGCAGGCGCAGGTCATGAATGAGGATCTGCGTGCTGTCTTTCTCCTCAACAAGACCGAAGAGAAGCGGATGCTGACGCGCGAACTAAAACGCGCGTTAGAAGAGCTTGGCTTCCCGCTTCTGCGCACCCAGATTCCCACGCGCGAGGCATACAAACAGGCAATGGCGCTCGGGCAGACGGTCCTGCAGATGAACGATCGGGGTGCGAAGCTCGCCAGCCTCGAAATCCGCGCATGCGCCGACGAAATCGCCGCCCTGCTTCCCTGA
- a CDS encoding sulfonate ABC transporter substrate-binding protein yields the protein MSQHRMFTRRTFLAGTGALLASTAFSSFADSRAKEIRIGYQKAASTLVLLKAHGTLEKRFAAQGVSVKWTEFPAGPQLLEGLNVGSVDFGYVGEAPPVIAQAAGANFVYTAYEIPTPQAEGILVHRDAPIQSVADLKGKRVAFNKGSDVHWFLVAALQKAGVSYPDIQPVFLPPADARAAFERGAIDAWAIWDPFLEAAKRQSNARLLTDGTGIVNHHQFFLSARSFAQQNRGLLDAVVTEVGKEGAWVRGHYAEAAAQLAPIQGLDANVIEAGLRHYAHVYKPIDAGVLAEQQKIADAFTELRIIPTKIVTKEAVLDAKA from the coding sequence ATGTCTCAACATCGCATGTTCACACGCCGAACCTTCCTGGCAGGAACCGGCGCACTCCTGGCCTCGACCGCGTTTTCTTCATTCGCCGATAGCCGTGCAAAAGAAATTCGCATCGGATATCAAAAGGCCGCAAGCACACTGGTGCTTTTGAAGGCACATGGAACGCTCGAAAAGCGCTTCGCCGCTCAGGGCGTCAGTGTGAAATGGACGGAATTTCCTGCTGGTCCGCAGTTGCTTGAAGGACTGAATGTCGGTTCGGTCGACTTCGGTTACGTTGGGGAGGCGCCTCCCGTCATCGCGCAAGCCGCTGGCGCCAATTTCGTGTACACCGCGTATGAAATTCCAACGCCGCAAGCCGAAGGCATTCTTGTCCATCGCGACGCACCGATTCAATCCGTTGCGGACCTGAAGGGGAAGCGCGTAGCGTTTAACAAGGGCTCCGACGTTCATTGGTTTCTCGTCGCCGCGTTACAGAAAGCCGGCGTGAGCTACCCCGATATTCAGCCCGTTTTTCTGCCGCCCGCCGATGCGCGGGCGGCGTTCGAGCGCGGGGCAATCGATGCATGGGCCATTTGGGATCCGTTCCTCGAAGCAGCAAAGCGGCAATCGAACGCGAGACTTTTGACCGACGGTACGGGCATCGTCAATCACCACCAGTTCTTTCTCAGCGCGCGCTCTTTCGCGCAGCAAAACCGGGGGCTGCTCGATGCCGTCGTTACCGAAGTCGGGAAGGAAGGCGCGTGGGTTCGTGGACACTACGCAGAGGCGGCGGCACAGCTCGCGCCGATTCAGGGGCTCGACGCGAATGTCATCGAAGCGGGCCTGCGACACTATGCTCATGTCTACAAGCCGATCGATGCGGGTGTGCTGGCTGAACAGCAAAAGATCGCCGATGCGTTCACTGAGCTTCGCATCATTCCGACGAAGATCGTGACGAAGGAAGCGGTGCTCGACGCGAAGGCTTGA
- the arsC gene encoding arsenate reductase (glutaredoxin) (This arsenate reductase requires both glutathione and glutaredoxin to convert arsenate to arsenite, after which the efflux transporter formed by ArsA and ArsB can extrude the arsenite from the cell, providing resistance.): MITIYHNPRCSKSRSACELIGDVYNPSNEPVEIVEYLRTPLSVAQLKELNRMLGSPVREMIRDSEPIYKELGLADTSLTDDQLYEAVATHPILLQRPIVVRNGRAVIGRPPENVNALFADQAK, from the coding sequence ATGATCACCATTTATCACAACCCGCGCTGTTCGAAATCTCGCAGCGCGTGCGAGCTCATCGGCGACGTCTACAACCCGTCGAATGAACCTGTAGAGATCGTCGAGTACCTTCGTACGCCGCTATCTGTGGCACAACTCAAGGAGTTGAACCGGATGCTCGGCAGCCCCGTCCGCGAAATGATCCGCGACTCCGAGCCGATCTACAAGGAACTGGGGCTTGCAGACACCTCGTTGACCGACGATCAGCTATACGAAGCGGTGGCCACGCATCCGATCCTGCTTCAACGTCCGATCGTCGTACGCAACGGGCGCGCCGTCATCGGTCGGCCGCCGGAGAATGTTAATGCGCTGTTTGCCGATCAGGCGAAATAG
- a CDS encoding DUF1272 domain-containing protein, translating to MLELRPSCEGCGQALPPNANDAMICSFECTFCKNCALTVLHNVCPNCGGNFQHRPIRPAAMLGKHPASSERHAVGVDELAHAAYLARYRDTPPSDR from the coding sequence ATGCTCGAACTCAGACCGTCATGTGAAGGATGCGGCCAGGCGTTGCCACCGAACGCCAACGATGCAATGATCTGCAGCTTTGAATGTACGTTTTGTAAGAACTGTGCGCTCACTGTTTTGCATAATGTGTGTCCCAACTGCGGAGGAAACTTCCAACATCGGCCGATCCGTCCAGCCGCGATGCTCGGAAAGCACCCAGCGTCTTCTGAACGACATGCCGTGGGCGTCGACGAACTTGCACACGCTGCCTACCTCGCGCGTTACCGCGACACACCGCCATCCGACCGCTAG